The DNA sequence aaagTCAACATTTGTGGGTGAAACACAACAAATTTCTAAAGACCTATGCTTAGGTTCAGGGTCGTATCAgtgtgccaacgcctgccgcgttTTTAAAGTAATGTCCGAAAGGCCCacaattctcacttctaaatgccgaaaccgccgcggtggccgagaggttagagtgttcgccccgcatgctgaagaccgggattcgaatcccggtcgcgacagacctaggtcgttaaaacaggtagtgacagttccatcgccaaacgctcggcatcaggtgtgaatgtcacgggtcctcggagatgaccttaaaaacggatgccccatgtcacagtaggtgtggcacactaaagaaccctcactgctcaatggccgtaagcgtaaatttgaagcccttcaccggtcttggtgacgtctccatatgggtgaaaaattctcgagcgagacgttaagcaagatacaatcaatcaatctaaatgccgagcgtttggggaaggaacaatcactacctattaattcaattgatgggagcaataattgattttatgCGCACatattgaaaggtgaagataacgaacggtgatcaatttcataattcaaaattgagagttggcaaacacggacccctgaacatactAGAGGTGAGACCAGGTGACTAGGAtaagtaagcatcccttgtacaccagtcacacccgccgtaagccctatatcttgatcagataaacggagtaatccgaaatcaaaatcagtgttccaagaacggtctaacaattggtatgaaaaatgtcagacagcatttaacccaaagataagttgtattggcaaactagatcgttataacgaccatagaatttgcgaaatgctgacgttaaacgagactgcttaaacccctgcaccatcagcttgtttgtcagtagcctgctttgattttcaaaaaaccCTGATcaaacgcagaacaagctcttgtgcatcgaatcagatgagagatataaacaacgTATTCatgtgataatgggatattgcaattattattaattataaattgataagaacaaaaattgatttgatgtgcccattaattcaattgatgagagcaataattgatttgatgcgcgcatcgaattcaattattgctctcatcaattcaattgatgagcgcatcaacgtggtggaattattgctcgcaaaattGAATTTGGAGTTGAGTATAAATGATTTCAATCCGACTCATTGTGTTGATTTCTTTGATtcagttgaagatatctttaatcatttaaaACGCTTCCGTTTTAGGAATTAGTGCGCACATCCAttcttttacatgtaaagagagcaacaattcaattaaagagataatTAATTCCGTTTAATCCTACAGTTACTTTCAATAAAAGAATTATTGTGCGCATCATTAGAATTATATAATTAATTCTAATTCAATAGAAGAgtgcaataatttaattattgcgcGCAGTAATTGAATggatataattaattaattgcaTCATTGGTCTCTTCAATTAAATTACagagcgcatcaattcaatttacCGGTcatgacagacctaagtcgttaaaacacaggtagtgacagttccatcgccaaacgctcggcatcaggtgtgaatgtcactggtcATCGTAGaggaccttaaaaacggatgtcccgtatcacagtaggtatggcacgctaaagaaccatcactgctcaatggccgtaagcaccgaatataggcttaaatttgaagcccttcaccggtattggtaacgtgtccatatgagtaaaaaattatcgagagggacgttaaacaagatcaaatctatcaattcaattgctgatatcatcaaattgaattcatttgaagagagcaacaatacgcaacttccgagatatcagctcttctgtgatggaggtacgttcagtgttctgttgaacgcttgagtgggtacaagatgtatacatatacatgtactatagactagctatgtaaatacggataaaagtaatgaaagtgtaaattttgtttatatcagccgttggtatgcATTAAATTGACCATATCAagtacaatatttgtttgaattaggccatcaaattaaatatgaaattattttttatttcctcttttgcacgagtgatattttaatcaaagaaaaatggtgattatcgatttttgtttgagctattttattatcaaatactaataaacttactaatattgtgtgtgcctgcagtttgggtggttgcataaTGTCTGATAATaggcctttaggcaatatatgaaggcagcgataagcatttgtacccaccaccgcgtgtggacgatagtatgttttgcgtttCACTgagcgtaagagttccacaaagggaaataactattgggcaattcggaaattgcgtattcaATGTTAGTGCTTATCAATTCAGCATATCAATTAATGCTATTCAATCAAGGAGCGCAATACTTCataattgaagatattgatTCTTTGAAGAGAttttgcgcgcatcaaatgaattgatgatacatgtatcttcaaataactaaagacatcttgaacaattACTTGAattgatgttaatttggcgccCCATACAgattaacgtttttaaaaatgggtCTAAATCCAAGATCAACGTAACACGGTCAAAAACTCTCGTATCGAAcgaaatgttttgtgaaaagAACTGCACATATGAAATACGATTTCAAGCCTTATCACacactattcaaaagttatgagcaagatTGAACGATATGTCCCTTCCCCATTTTCGATACAGGGATATAAAAATCCTACTTTGATAACCAAGCTTACATAATGATTTCATCTTACTTTGCGTTACCTGTTTAAGTTGAAGACTAACAGCTCCAGACTTCCGTATAGACATGTTATGCACCACGATTTCTGTCCGCAGATTTTCTCCGGAAACATAAGCTCGTTTGGGCAGGGTAATAGAACATGACACGTGACCAGGTCTGCAACACAGCGTGTGGACTGATTTTTCGGCGTGATCCTCCAAAGGATGTGGTGTCTGAGGATAGAGATTGCATGATTATTTTTACGATGTATAAACACCACATGTACAAAACAAGGATTATCTGGATTTATTACTGTTTCACTTAAGTGTGTGTCGCACCAGCGATACTTCAACGAGACTTCCGTTCTGCAGAGAGCAACACATTCATAGGGATGTTGCACTATaacctacatgtaaatattggagaaaattcgaaccatgaataaatattactctccgatctatggtgtctcttttatatttttttttataactacTGTGGACCCAGGCGCCTATGAACACATTGTGACAGAATGccaatatttataattttaaagaaaGACTGGTGTATTGTGCTACATATAGTTGAAATCAAACATAAAACCTCTTTTACATCTGGACAAATGTTTCATTTTCTGgtatgaaaattaatgttttatgAAGACTGTAGGTCTTTACATTGATCGAGACACCTGTATATCTTCAGAGTACAATTAAACTCTTCACTTGCTCATTATGTGTGTATAAACCTAAGTGGCTGTTCTTGAAGGTGTGAAGTAATTTACCGAATTGGCGGATGAATCGCCTGGCTCTCGACTAGGGTCAAACTCCCTTAACACGTTAATCGTACGCTGTGTGCTAATACATTCCCCGTTATATCGAATGATAATTCCCTGCACAGTATACCGCACGTGCGCATCCGGACCTTCAAAAGAACATGGTACTCCCTCCGGAACTTTATATTGAAACGGAAACATGTGGCGCCCTCTTTGGAGAACCTCTCTTCCCTCCCAGCGGCTTTGTTCATTGACTGCAGCAGATTGTAAAAGGGATTCTATTAAAGAATGCTGTACTTTTCATAACTCACATAATGACAATGTTTGGACAATATGAGTGTTTTTACTGATGCATACCTTTACCCCACAAACAGAACCTGTCGTCAAAGTAGATTTCTTCTTTCTCGTGTTCTATGTCAGTTTTGTAGGTTTCGCGCTGAACCGTTTCACTCCATTTAGCTCGGGCCGCTCCTCTGAATCGAACCTCTACACCTTAAAATTCAAAGCAGCATATTTATTGTTTAGATAATTTCTAGATACTAAAGATTACTCGTACCTACAGGTATATCTATCCGGGGTATAGCGTGCGTGAAGGTTTAATTAGTACCGGGGGTTAGTACTCAGTGCATTCCTAGGAACTGCCAGTAGACATTATATAATAAGAGAGTGCAATTAGATAAAACATTACAAAGACTGACGCACCGGTTCGATATTTCAAAAGAACTTGCGTCACAAATGCAcactaaataaaaaacattagaaatttaTTCCCCTTTTTTTTAATCGTTACTTTAAGTAGTTATGTAATCAGTGGACTAAACTGTTAATCCATTACTCTGTAGACTAAACTGTTAGTCCATTACTCTGTATACTAAACTGTTAGTCCATTACTCTGTATACTAAACTGTTAGTCCATTACTCTGTAGACTAAATGGTTAGTCCATTACTCTGTAGACTAAACTGTTAGTCCATTACTCTGTAGACTAAACTGTTAGTCTATTACTCTGTAGACTAAACTGTTAGTCTATTACTCTGTAGACTAAACTGTTAGTCCATTACTATGTAGACTAAACTGTTAGTCCATTAAACTGTTAGTCCATTACTCTGTAGACTAAACTGTTAGTCCATTAAACTGTTAGTCCATTACTCTGTAGACTAAACTGTTAGTCCATTACTCTGTAGACTAAACTGTTAGTCCATTAAACTGTAGCCTAAACTGTTAGTCCATTACTCTGTAGCCTAAACTGTTAGTCCATTACTCTGTATACTAAACTGTTAGTCCATACTAAACTGTTAGTCCATTAAACTGTTAGTCCATTACTCTGTAGACTAAACTGTTAGTCCATTAAACTGTTAGTCCATTACTCTGTAGACTAAACTGTTAGTTCATTACTCTGTAGACTAAACTGTTAGTCCATTACTCTGTAGACTAAACTGTTAGTCCATTACTCTATAGACCCCAAGTTTTCAAAACTGTCTCCATATCTTTACAatgaaattgcaattttcagCTAAATGTGGTAAATCTTAACTTTTCCTCACCATAAGTTTATTATTCGTACATTACAATTGATGGGGTATGCTAAACGTAAAAATGGATTAAACGACGtctcatatattttcatttctctaataatttgaaaatctatgcgatatgtataaaacactgGTCTAGATATATCGTTACTATAGCCCTATCAGCAGCACGCGAATGACCCTGCTGATGCTTTGCATTGATACTGCTAGTGAATTACCAATATGCGGTTAAACAATCTGATTGAATCCCCCCGAAGACTTGAACCCGTAATAAAGTTATGCTTTCAATGGTGTTCTTTGTGAATTAATGGTACGCAAGGGTCGATAGACCACATCCTTCTaaactcaattttttttttatcttgtaaTGAAACAAGTGAACATAATTGATCTTCTGTATAAATCCTTCATGCATTAGGTGCCGAAGATGGGCTGAAACGAATAATGAAGCAAGGCTTTTTGAGCCTTTCCAGCACGGTATTGTTCATCAACTACCATGGCGGTGTTCACGATAATTATATTAGCATTCATGACTCGAAAAATCAATTATTCACTCATTTTCGTTGACACAGTTTTCgttttaattttcttatttgaaaTGTCTACCCGCCGACCACACCCTCTCGAGAGTGCAGCCATCAGGGATTTATGGGAAGGAAAGGCGAGACTTACCTGCAATGATAATGGGGACGTCGATATGAACCACCAAGGCCCCCTTCACTCGCTGTCCGGAGAAATAAACC is a window from the Ostrea edulis chromosome 5, xbOstEdul1.1, whole genome shotgun sequence genome containing:
- the LOC125652843 gene encoding arrestin domain-containing protein 17-like isoform X1; the encoded protein is MAVNSIDLHLEGTNTVYFSGQRVKGALVVHIDVPIIIAGVEVRFRGAARAKWSETVQRETYKTDIEHEKEEIYFDDRFCLWGKESLLQSAAVNEQSRWEGREVLQRGRHMFPFQYKVPEGVPCSFEGPDAHVRYTVQGIIIRYNGECISTQRTINVLREFDPSREPGDSSANSTPHPLEDHAEKSVHTLCCRPGHVSCSITLPKRAYVSGENLRTEIVVHNMSIRKSGAVSLQLKQIISYGGVHTRTLLLKDHKICDSLRPGQHKTWREYPIRIPSMCPSRLHMCKVLDVRYCIAVEASFSDSVLYAAVPIIIATVPEQHLDFSKISYKVSEPPLMTDKTVTDCYIYGCTKAETEEEDVKPKYKYFEDMKDPRRERDIVTKLRQSPGLKRRKEKEKLRTAKEDKDQSRHLLKLKADDIVMESRA
- the LOC125652843 gene encoding arrestin domain-containing protein 17-like isoform X2, which gives rise to MAVNSIDLHLEGTNTVYFSGQRVKGALVVHIDVPIIIAGVEVRFRGAARAKWSETVQRETYKTDIEHEKEEIYFDDRFCLWGKVNEQSRWEGREVLQRGRHMFPFQYKVPEGVPCSFEGPDAHVRYTVQGIIIRYNGECISTQRTINVLREFDPSREPGDSSANSTPHPLEDHAEKSVHTLCCRPGHVSCSITLPKRAYVSGENLRTEIVVHNMSIRKSGAVSLQLKQIISYGGVHTRTLLLKDHKICDSLRPGQHKTWREYPIRIPSMCPSRLHMCKVLDVRYCIAVEASFSDSVLYAAVPIIIATVPEQHLDFSKISYKVSEPPLMTDKTVTDCYIYGCTKAETEEEDVKPKYKYFEDMKDPRRERDIVTKLRQSPGLKRRKEKEKLRTAKEDKDQSRHLLKLKADDIVMESRA